Proteins from a genomic interval of Streptomyces fodineus:
- a CDS encoding type I polyketide synthase, which yields MSFDSNDPQQQKLVESLKRVAVDLSEARTRLREYEDRASEPVAIVGMSCRYPGGVTSPDELWELVSQGRNGTSEFPADRGWDLERLYDPDPDHPGTSYTRSGGFVDRVGDFDAEFFGISPREAMAMDPQQRLLLEGAWEAFEDAGIDATALRGSDTGVFCGVMYQDYGFVAGMSDRRDEIEGYLSISSSGSVASGRISYSFGFEGPAVTVDTACSSSLVALHLAAQALRAGECSLALAGGSTVLARPNVFVEFSRQRGVSADGRSKAYAAAADGVGWAEGSGLVLLERLSDARRNGHRILGLLRGSAVNQDGASNGLTAPNGPSQERVIRQALANAGLNPADVDAVEGHGTGTKLGDPIEAQALLATYGRERNNGPLWLGSVKSNIGHTQAAAGVAGVIKMLMAMRHGQLPATLHVDRPSPHVDWASGEIELLTEAREWPASDRPRRAGVSSFGVGGTNAHVILEEAPAKERTPAEEKPSELTVVPVPLSARNDGALREQADRVRAFMIANPDVPFQDIGFAAATTRAHLERRAVVVASDRGALLSGLGELSAGDPAAHVLEGRVVGGNAVFVFPGQGSQWVGMAVELLESSPVFAARIAECGEALSQFVDWRLEDVLRGAADAPSLERVDVVQPALWAVMVSLAALWQSFGVEPSAVVGHSQGEIAAAVVAGGLSLVDGARVVALRSRLVLGRLAGRGGMVSVALPVKRVEELLEPYADRVSVAAVNGPTAVVVAGEPEALDELIAVCEREEIRARRVAVDYASHSVQVEAIEDELLKVLEGMKPVSGRIPFYSTVVGGFIDTATLDATYWCGNLRNRVGFEPAVRALIDNGAGFFIEASAHPVLTMAVEETVQAHGAEGRVKTIGSLRRDEGGLSRFALSLAEAHAAGADVDWSAFYAGSGAQPVPLPTYAFQRSRYWLVPQAGAGDAAAAGLGRVGHPVLAATVQVGDRDEWLFTGRVSQDAQAWTRDHMVFESVLVPGAALVEMALTAGREVGCPVLDELVLEAPLVLEEEAARQIQVAVGQAGDDGRRELTIFSRPESGGEDEQREVTCHGRGWLAADAQPLTPLPLQWPPVGAQPVNVDDLYARLADIGLDYGPMFQGVRAAWRSGGEVFAEVALPDGAGAEGFGLHPALFDAALHGGMLDKDAGSSVDLPFSWSGVRLGRTGQTRVRVRIGSTGKSALRIDAVDDDGAMVMAVESLAVRPMDQAQLQSAQRDKQNSLFQVDWATVAAGSAKPVRLAVVGGLAAEGERFTDVAALEQALAGGVTAPEVVLVGAPSAVGDTAEAAQRVAVSALELVQRWLASESLGEARLVVVTRNAVAVGDETPDVAQASVWGLVRSAQSEHPDRFLLVDLDNGDEPEWGALLDLDEPQLAIRDGRLLAPRLGRAPAGVAGDMWRLAITRKGSLENLAVVPSEGGRPLGVGEVRVAVRAAGLNFRDVLIALGMYPGEAPLGSEAAGVVLEVGSGVTDLAPGDRVFGLITDAFGPVAVADRRTIAPMPAGLSFTEAAAVPVVYLTAYYGLVDLAGLRAGERLLVHAAAGGVGMAAVQLAHHFGAEVFATASPSKWDAVRGLGIADERIANSRDLGFREAFLSATGGAGVDVVLDALAGEFVDATLELLPRGGRFIEMGKTDIRDPEVVAREHAGVRYRSYDLLESGPERIQEMLVEISDLFEQGVLTPSPTRTWDVRRGADAFRFLREGRNIGKVVLTVPAPLDPDGTVLITGGTGGLGALFAKHLAERHGAKQLLLVSRRGAAADGVEKLVAELEELGAQVRVAACDVSDRGQLAELLGSLEQPLTAVVHSAGVLDDGVIDSLTPEQMTRVMRPKVDAAWHLHELTAGMELSAFVLFSSAAAQMGNPGQANYAAANAVLDALAHQRRAKGLPASSLAWGLWADATGMTGELDEADLARMERTGVGALSAERGLDLFDESLGLDAALLVPVRLDLVALRSQARAGTLPALLRGLVRAPARRAKSAGGSLAQRLTGVAEADREQVVLEVVQAQVAAVLGHASAAAVDPERAFKELGFDSLAAVELRNRLTQATGLRLPATLIFDHPTPEAVARLLLEDVGGVPEEQNGSPFEEELQRLEAMLITVAGDERQLSEIEPRLRYLSNRLRNVLRGTGSQPTDAEERSDEDLDLVSDDDVFELIDKEFGSA from the coding sequence ATGAGTTTTGACAGCAACGATCCCCAGCAGCAGAAGCTCGTCGAGTCCCTGAAGCGGGTGGCCGTCGATCTGAGCGAGGCCCGAACGCGGCTTCGGGAGTACGAGGACCGCGCGAGCGAGCCGGTGGCGATCGTGGGTATGAGCTGCCGCTATCCCGGTGGTGTGACGTCGCCGGACGAGTTGTGGGAGTTGGTCAGTCAGGGGCGCAACGGTACCTCGGAGTTCCCGGCCGACCGTGGCTGGGACCTGGAGCGGTTGTACGACCCGGACCCGGACCATCCGGGTACCTCCTACACGCGCTCGGGGGGGTTCGTTGACCGGGTGGGCGACTTCGACGCGGAGTTCTTCGGTATCAGCCCGCGTGAGGCGATGGCCATGGACCCCCAGCAGCGGCTGCTGCTGGAGGGTGCGTGGGAGGCGTTCGAGGACGCGGGTATCGACGCGACCGCGCTGCGTGGCAGCGACACGGGTGTCTTCTGTGGCGTGATGTACCAGGACTACGGGTTCGTCGCGGGCATGAGCGACCGGCGTGACGAGATAGAGGGCTACCTCAGCATCTCGTCCTCCGGCAGCGTCGCGTCAGGCCGGATCAGCTACTCGTTCGGCTTCGAGGGACCGGCCGTGACGGTGGACACGGCCTGCTCCTCGTCGTTGGTGGCTCTGCACCTGGCGGCGCAGGCGCTGCGGGCGGGCGAGTGCTCGCTGGCGCTGGCCGGCGGGTCGACGGTACTCGCGCGGCCGAACGTCTTCGTCGAGTTCAGCCGGCAGCGCGGGGTTTCGGCGGACGGCCGGTCCAAGGCCTATGCGGCGGCCGCCGACGGCGTGGGCTGGGCCGAGGGCTCGGGGCTGGTGCTGCTGGAGCGGCTGTCGGACGCGCGCCGCAACGGCCACCGCATCCTGGGCCTGCTGCGCGGCAGTGCGGTCAACCAGGATGGTGCGAGCAACGGTCTGACGGCGCCGAACGGCCCCTCGCAGGAGCGCGTGATCCGGCAGGCCCTGGCCAACGCCGGCCTGAACCCGGCGGACGTGGACGCCGTGGAAGGCCACGGGACGGGCACCAAGCTCGGCGACCCGATCGAGGCGCAGGCCCTGCTGGCGACCTACGGGCGCGAACGGAACAACGGCCCGTTGTGGCTGGGGTCCGTCAAGTCCAACATCGGCCACACCCAGGCGGCCGCCGGCGTCGCCGGTGTGATCAAGATGCTGATGGCCATGCGGCACGGGCAGCTGCCCGCCACCCTGCATGTAGACCGGCCGTCGCCGCACGTGGACTGGGCCTCGGGTGAGATCGAGCTGCTCACCGAGGCGCGGGAATGGCCGGCTTCGGATCGGCCGCGCCGTGCCGGTGTCTCCTCGTTCGGCGTGGGCGGCACCAACGCACACGTGATCCTGGAGGAAGCACCCGCCAAGGAGCGGACGCCGGCCGAGGAGAAGCCGTCCGAGCTGACGGTGGTCCCGGTGCCGCTGTCCGCCCGGAACGATGGAGCACTGCGCGAACAAGCCGACCGGGTACGGGCGTTCATGATCGCCAATCCGGATGTCCCCTTCCAAGACATCGGTTTCGCGGCGGCCACGACCCGCGCCCACCTGGAACGCCGTGCCGTGGTGGTGGCCTCGGACCGCGGGGCGCTGCTGAGCGGCTTGGGAGAGCTGTCCGCCGGCGACCCCGCGGCGCACGTCCTTGAGGGGCGTGTGGTGGGCGGGAACGCTGTGTTCGTGTTCCCCGGCCAGGGGTCGCAGTGGGTCGGAATGGCGGTGGAACTGCTGGAGTCCTCGCCGGTGTTCGCGGCGAGGATCGCTGAGTGCGGCGAGGCGCTGTCGCAGTTCGTGGACTGGCGTCTTGAGGATGTGCTGCGCGGTGCCGCGGATGCCCCGTCGCTGGAGCGGGTCGATGTGGTGCAGCCTGCGCTGTGGGCGGTGATGGTCTCGCTGGCGGCGTTGTGGCAGTCCTTCGGCGTGGAACCCTCGGCCGTGGTGGGGCACTCGCAGGGTGAGATCGCCGCTGCCGTGGTGGCCGGCGGGCTGTCCCTGGTGGACGGCGCGCGGGTGGTGGCCTTGCGGAGCCGTCTGGTGCTGGGCCGACTGGCCGGTCGCGGCGGCATGGTGTCGGTGGCGCTGCCGGTGAAGCGGGTCGAGGAACTGCTGGAGCCGTACGCGGACCGGGTGTCGGTCGCCGCGGTCAACGGCCCCACGGCGGTGGTGGTCGCCGGAGAACCGGAGGCACTGGACGAGCTGATCGCGGTGTGTGAGCGCGAGGAGATCCGGGCGCGTCGGGTGGCGGTGGACTATGCCTCCCACTCGGTTCAGGTGGAGGCGATCGAAGACGAACTGCTCAAGGTCCTGGAGGGGATGAAGCCGGTCTCCGGCCGGATCCCGTTCTACTCCACGGTCGTCGGCGGGTTCATAGACACCGCGACGCTCGACGCCACGTACTGGTGCGGGAACCTGCGGAACCGGGTCGGCTTCGAGCCCGCGGTGCGGGCGCTGATCGACAACGGTGCGGGCTTCTTCATCGAGGCCTCCGCGCATCCCGTACTCACCATGGCGGTCGAGGAGACGGTCCAGGCGCACGGTGCTGAAGGCCGGGTGAAGACGATCGGTTCGCTGCGCCGTGACGAGGGTGGCCTGTCACGGTTCGCGCTGTCCCTGGCCGAGGCGCATGCGGCCGGTGCGGACGTGGACTGGTCGGCGTTCTATGCGGGCTCCGGCGCCCAGCCCGTACCGCTGCCCACCTACGCGTTCCAGCGTTCGCGGTACTGGCTGGTTCCGCAGGCCGGGGCCGGGGATGCTGCGGCGGCCGGTCTGGGCCGGGTGGGGCATCCGGTGCTGGCGGCGACGGTCCAGGTCGGCGACCGGGACGAGTGGCTGTTCACCGGTCGGGTCTCGCAGGACGCACAGGCCTGGACCCGTGATCACATGGTCTTCGAGTCCGTACTGGTGCCGGGTGCGGCCCTGGTCGAGATGGCGTTGACCGCCGGTCGCGAGGTCGGCTGCCCGGTGCTGGACGAACTTGTGCTGGAAGCGCCGCTGGTCCTGGAAGAGGAGGCCGCGCGGCAGATTCAGGTCGCCGTCGGTCAGGCCGGCGACGACGGTCGTCGCGAGCTGACCATCTTCTCCCGCCCCGAGTCCGGTGGTGAGGACGAGCAGCGCGAGGTGACCTGCCACGGTCGTGGCTGGCTGGCCGCGGACGCGCAGCCGCTGACGCCGCTCCCGCTCCAGTGGCCCCCGGTCGGCGCCCAGCCGGTCAACGTCGACGACCTCTACGCACGACTGGCCGACATCGGCCTGGACTACGGTCCGATGTTCCAGGGCGTACGGGCCGCCTGGCGTTCCGGCGGCGAGGTCTTCGCCGAGGTGGCCTTGCCCGACGGCGCCGGAGCCGAGGGATTCGGCCTCCATCCGGCCCTGTTCGACGCCGCTCTGCACGGCGGGATGCTGGACAAGGACGCGGGATCTTCCGTGGATCTCCCGTTCTCCTGGTCGGGAGTGCGGCTCGGCCGGACCGGTCAGACCCGGGTACGGGTGCGGATCGGCTCGACGGGCAAGTCCGCCCTCCGCATCGACGCGGTCGACGACGACGGTGCCATGGTCATGGCCGTCGAATCCCTGGCCGTGCGCCCGATGGACCAGGCGCAGCTGCAGAGCGCACAGCGCGACAAGCAGAACTCGCTGTTCCAGGTCGATTGGGCCACGGTGGCGGCCGGTTCGGCGAAGCCGGTGCGGCTGGCGGTCGTCGGTGGGCTGGCCGCCGAGGGTGAGCGGTTCACGGATGTGGCCGCGCTGGAGCAGGCACTGGCCGGTGGTGTGACCGCGCCGGAGGTGGTGCTTGTCGGGGCCCCGTCCGCGGTGGGTGACACGGCGGAGGCGGCTCAGAGGGTGGCCGTGAGCGCGCTGGAGCTGGTGCAGCGGTGGCTGGCCAGTGAGTCACTGGGCGAGGCCCGGCTGGTGGTGGTGACGCGTAACGCCGTCGCGGTGGGCGATGAGACGCCGGACGTGGCGCAGGCCTCGGTGTGGGGTCTGGTGCGCAGTGCCCAGTCCGAGCACCCGGACCGCTTCCTGCTCGTCGACCTCGACAACGGTGACGAGCCGGAGTGGGGCGCGCTGCTTGACCTGGACGAGCCTCAGCTGGCCATCCGTGACGGTCGGTTGCTGGCACCGCGGCTCGGTAGGGCACCTGCGGGCGTGGCCGGTGACATGTGGCGGCTGGCGATCACGCGGAAGGGCTCACTGGAGAACCTGGCAGTCGTACCGTCCGAGGGCGGTCGGCCGCTGGGCGTGGGCGAGGTCCGCGTCGCGGTCCGGGCCGCGGGCCTGAACTTCCGCGATGTCCTGATCGCACTGGGGATGTACCCGGGTGAGGCGCCGCTGGGCAGTGAGGCCGCGGGCGTGGTGCTCGAGGTCGGCTCGGGCGTGACGGACCTGGCGCCGGGCGACCGGGTCTTCGGTCTGATCACGGACGCCTTCGGGCCGGTGGCGGTGGCGGACCGGCGGACGATCGCGCCGATGCCGGCGGGTCTGTCGTTCACCGAGGCGGCGGCCGTCCCCGTGGTGTACCTGACCGCGTACTACGGTCTGGTCGACCTGGCCGGGCTTCGTGCCGGAGAGCGGCTGCTGGTCCATGCCGCCGCCGGTGGCGTGGGCATGGCGGCGGTGCAGCTGGCCCACCACTTCGGAGCGGAGGTGTTCGCCACCGCGAGCCCGTCGAAGTGGGATGCGGTGCGCGGACTGGGCATCGCCGACGAGCGGATCGCCAACTCGCGTGATCTCGGCTTCCGGGAGGCGTTCCTGTCGGCCACCGGCGGGGCCGGTGTGGATGTCGTGCTGGACGCGCTCGCGGGTGAGTTCGTCGACGCGACGCTGGAGTTGCTGCCGCGCGGCGGCCGGTTCATCGAGATGGGCAAGACCGACATCCGTGACCCGGAGGTCGTCGCCCGCGAGCACGCGGGCGTGCGGTACCGGTCCTACGACCTGCTGGAGTCGGGCCCGGAGCGGATCCAGGAAATGCTGGTTGAGATCAGCGATCTGTTCGAGCAGGGTGTGCTGACGCCGTCGCCCACCCGGACGTGGGATGTGCGCCGCGGTGCGGACGCGTTCCGGTTCCTGCGCGAGGGCCGCAACATCGGCAAGGTGGTGCTGACGGTTCCGGCGCCGCTGGACCCGGACGGAACGGTGCTGATCACCGGCGGTACGGGCGGTCTGGGTGCGCTGTTCGCCAAACACTTGGCAGAGCGGCACGGCGCGAAGCAGCTGCTGCTCGTGAGCCGCCGTGGTGCGGCAGCCGATGGTGTGGAGAAGCTGGTCGCCGAGCTCGAAGAGCTCGGTGCGCAGGTCCGGGTCGCCGCGTGCGACGTGTCCGACCGGGGCCAACTCGCCGAGCTGCTCGGCTCGTTGGAGCAGCCGCTCACGGCGGTCGTCCACTCGGCCGGTGTGCTCGACGACGGTGTGATCGACTCGCTCACGCCGGAGCAGATGACACGGGTGATGCGCCCGAAGGTGGACGCGGCGTGGCATCTGCACGAGCTCACCGCCGGGATGGAGCTGTCGGCGTTCGTCCTCTTCTCCTCGGCTGCGGCGCAGATGGGCAACCCGGGTCAGGCCAACTACGCGGCCGCGAACGCCGTCCTGGACGCACTTGCCCACCAGCGGCGAGCCAAGGGGCTGCCGGCCAGCTCACTGGCCTGGGGCCTGTGGGCAGACGCCACCGGCATGACCGGCGAACTGGACGAAGCCGATCTCGCGCGTATGGAGCGGACGGGCGTCGGCGCGCTCTCCGCGGAACGCGGGCTCGACCTGTTCGACGAATCGCTCGGTCTGGACGCGGCGCTGCTCGTGCCGGTACGGCTGGACCTGGTCGCCCTGCGGAGCCAGGCCCGGGCGGGGACACTGCCGGCCCTGCTGCGCGGGCTGGTCCGTGCCCCTGCCCGGCGCGCCAAGTCCGCGGGCGGGTCGCTGGCGCAGCGGCTGACCGGGGTGGCCGAAGCCGACCGCGAGCAGGTTGTCCTTGAGGTGGTGCAGGCGCAGGTCGCGGCCGTCCTCGGCCACGCCTCCGCCGCCGCGGTCGACCCGGAGCGTGCCTTCAAGGAGCTCGGGTTCGACTCGCTGGCCGCGGTCGAGCTTCGCAATCGGCTCACGCAGGCCACCGGGCTGCGGCTGCCCGCGACCCTCATCTTCGACCACCCGACGCCGGAGGCGGTCGCCCGACTGCTCCTCGAGGACGTCGGTGGGGTTCCCGAGGAGCAGAACGGCTCGCCTTTCGAGGAGGAGCTGCAGAGGCTTGAGGCGATGCTGATCACCGTGGCGGGCGACGAGCGGCAACTCAGCGAGATCGAGCCGCGTCTGCGCTACCTCAGCAACCGACTGCGGAACGTGCTCCGCGGCACCGGCAGTCAGCCGACCGACGCCGAGGAAAGGTCTGACGAAGACCTCGACCTGGTGTCTGACGACGATGTGTTTGAACTGATCGACAAGGAGTTCGGGTCGGCATGA